The Siansivirga zeaxanthinifaciens CC-SAMT-1 region GTAGATGTTTACAACAACTACTGGGGCATGGGCGCCTGGGGATGGGGCGGCTTCGGTCCGTGGGGAGGTTTTGGTCCTGGTTGGGGCTGGGGTTGGAATCAGCCTAGTGTTTCCACAAGTACCCAAGGCGTTTTATATATAGACTTGATTGATGCCAACAAAAAAGAACTGGTTTGGCAAGGTATGGGAACCGGTTTCTTATCTCAAAATATGGAACAAAAAGAAGAACGTATAAAAGAATTTGTTTCTAAAATACTAGAGAAATATCCTCCGGAAATCAAAAAATAAAGCATAAAAAAAGCAACTTTAAAAGTTGCTTTTTTTATTTAACTAAATCGCTTTAAGGTGTTTTTAGTAAAATCACTCAAAACAAGTTCGCCGCTTATTTTTGCGCGCTCTGCAAGGAGTGTGTCCCAGTTTTCGGTACCTTGCCAAAACACTTGTTTCATTTGTTTCAAAGCTTCCGGATTATAACTACTTAATGTTTCGGCTAATGTTTTAACGGCATCCTGTAAGGCTTCGGCTGTTTCTAAAACCTCCGAATAAAGTCCTTTGTTTTTTGCCCATTCCGCCGAAAAAAATGTATCGGCTTTAATGGTCATTTCCGAAGTGGCAGCAATACCTATTTTTCGTGTAACAGCAGGCTCTATAACAAATGGCCCAATACCAATGCTCAATTCGCTTAATTTAACAGAGGCGTATGTCGAAGCTAAACAGTAATCGGTAGCAGCAGCTAAACCAACGCCGCCGCCAACAGCTTTACCTTGCACACAACCAATAATTATTTTAGGACTTTTTCGCATGGCATTTATAACCTTTGCAAAACCAGAGAAAAAGGTTTCACCTGTTATTTTATCGTTTATGGTTATTAATTCATTAAAACTCGCCCCTGCGCAAAAGGTTCTATTGCCCGCACTTTTTAAAACAATAACCTGAATGCCATCGTTGGTTCCGGCATCATGAATTTTTGTTTTAAGTTCTGCTAGAACGTCGCTAGGCATAGCATTATGATTGGGATGAAAAAACTCTATATATCCAACTTTATTTTCGATATGAAGGTTTACGTATGGCGCTTCCATAAAATTTATAAGAAAAATTTAAAAGTTGAAGATACATAAATTTTTAATGAAACCTTATGCAATAAATGTTACCTTGCAAATTAAAAATTATAGAGTAATTTGTAAAAAAATAAAACTATGGGATTATTAGATTTTCTATTTGGCAAAAAACAAGCTAAGATTAAAGATTTTCAAACAAGAGGCGCTATTATTTTAGATGTTAGAACTCCAGGAGAATACCAACAAGGTGCTATTCCTGGTTCGAAAAACATACCGTTACAAAATTTAAACTCTAAAGTTTCTGAAATTAAAAAACTAAAAAAACCAGTAATTACTTGTTGTGCCAGTGGTGTGCGATCTGCAAGTGCTGCCGCCATTTTAAATAGCAATGGTATTGAGGCAATGAACGGTGGTGGTTGGTTTAGTTTAAGTAAAAAACTATAATTTTATTTTTTGAAATTCGTCTGTTTTTGAAATGGTGGTATTGTTAAACTGCAACTTCCACCCCATCGAATTGGTTAAAATATAAAACTTAGAAAGCTCGCTTATTAATCGGTTTTTAGCATTTGCTTTTAAATCTGATGCTTCCAGTTTTTTTAATAACGATGCTTTTACCTTTTTCTTAATATTGTTATAATCGTTGGCTTCAAAAGGATTCAAATAATCGGCTTGAATATCGTAATATTCTAAATCTGGACTTACTTTTATTTCTTCTTTAGGAATACTAACAATGGTTAAGGTTTTAGTGGACTCATCTATTTTAAATTCAACTTTACTTAAGTCGTATGCAATGGTTACATCGGCATTAACAACCACCAAGGCTTTTTTATCTGAAGTTAGAAAATTTCCTAAAAGTTCTTTAGAATGTTTGTATGTAAAAACTTCACTAAAATGGCCTTCAGTTACAATTAACTTACCTACATTCTGTATTTGTTCCTGAATAAGCATGGAACTTTCTTGAAGCTCTATCTTATTGTTTTTTTGTTCGCTACAATATTTAAATGTAAACAAGATGACTAAGGTGACTACAACACCAAAAAGAATTTTTCGCATACACTAATGTATAAATATTTAGTAATATGAAGATGAATTAAGGGCAAAAAAAAAACATTAGTTTGCTTCGACATAAGAAGTCTAACTAATGTAAAATTAACTAATTCTAACACAGTCAAAATTAATTATTTTATGACTGTTTCATGTAAAATTAACATGACCTGTTTGTTATATTATGTTATTTCTTTTGGCTTTTTCTACAGCTTCTAATTTATTATGAACCTGTAATTTTTTATAAATATTTTCAATATGTTTTCTAATGGTTCCAGATGATAAAAATAAATTATCGGCAATAACATTATAACTTAACCCAGTACTTAACTGCTCTAAAACCTGAACCTCACGATCGGTAAGTTTTATAATTTCCTGATTTTCTGAAGCATTAAAACTAATAGGATTTCGAAGTAATTTTAAAGTTTTCAATGCTATTGAAGGCGTCATGGCAGCACCACCGTTTAATGTTTCGTAAATACCTTCACATAAATCTTTTGCATTCACTTCCTTTAATAAATAGCCATCGGCACCTGCTTTAATGGCGTTAAATATGTGCTCGTCATTATCAAAAACAGTAAGCATAATTATTTTTATATGCGGATATTTTTGTTTTACAATCCCTGTGGTTTCAATACCATTTAATACAGGCATTTCTATATCCATTAAAATAACATCGATATTATGATTGTTTTCTAATTGATTTAATAAATCGGAGCCATTTAATGCCGTAAACTTAATTTCTAAATCGTCAAAAAAAGACAACTTTTCTTTTACCGCGTTTATTAAAAATGAATTGTCATCAACTATAGCAATTTTTTTATTCATATAATTATAAGCTTAAATGAATTTTTGTTCCCTGATCTTTTGTACTTTCTATTTGTACCACCGCCCCTATATCGGCAGCACGTTTTTTTATATTATTAAGTCCATTGCCTAACGAGACCTCTTCCATATTAAACCCAATACCATCATCTATAATTGAAATACTAATATGATGGTTTTCGGAAGTAAAACGAACCTCAATATTTGATGCATTGGCATATTTTAATGCATTATTTATAGCTTCTTGAATAATTCTATAAATGCTCATGCCTTGCACCGAGGTAAACAAATAATTGTTGGATAAATTGGTGTTTAGATGAAACTTAAAATTAATTTTATTTGAAGCTATGTGAGCTTTATCTAAAAAATTTGAAATGCGAACTTGCAAATCTTCCAGCGTGATTTCGCTCTTATTCATCGCCCAAATAGTGTCTCGCAATTCGTTTATGGTTTCTTTAGTAAAAGCGCTTATACCACTTAACTTATTGGTTAATTTTTCGTTGGTTATTTTAAAACCATACTGCAAATTGTCGATAGACGAGATAATAAAAGTTAATTGCGCTCCAATATTATCGTGTAAATCTCTCGAAATTCTTAAGCGTTGCTCCTGGAGTTTGTTTTGAGTTTCAATTTTAATCAAGGCTTCTTTTAATTGACCTTCTTTTTTTAATTGAATGTTTTTTAATTTTTGCTGATTAAACAATAAATATCCTAAAACACCAATCACAAGAGCCAGAATTAGTAGTCCGATAATTTGCGTATTTTTTTGATTTATATTGAGTTCTTTCTCTGCAATTTCTGCTCGTTGGGTTAGAATTTCTTTTTGTTTTTTTTCTGATTCGTATTTAGTTTCTAACTCATAAATGGTTTTGGTTTTTTCAATCTCGAATAAACTATCTTTTGCTTGCGCATACTTAATATGATTGTTGTAAGCACTTTTATAATCTTTGGTAAGAGCGTCTATTTTAGCTAATTGTTTTAAAGCAGGCACTTTAAATTCTTTAAAATTATTGGCTTCAATAATTTGTAAAGCATTAGAAAGTTCGGTTTTAGCTAATTCATATTCCTTATTAATTGTGTAATTATTAGCTAATGCAATTTGAGTTCTTGCGAGTTCGTATAAGTTATTATCGGCTTTAAAACTTGAAATAGCCGATAAAAAATTAGATCTGGCTTTGGTGTGCTGTTTCAAACTATCCTGCGCAATGGCTATGTTAGCCTGCATGTAAGGTAGGTATCTGGAATAGCCCAAATTGGAATACAAAACCTTTGCTTTCTCCGAATATTTAATAGATGTCTCATACTCTAAAGTATACAACAAAACCGAACCAATATTACCTGTTATAATGGCTTCGCCAATTTCAAAATTATGTTCTTTGTAAATATTTAATGCTTTCTTATAGTAATCTAAAACCTTCGTATATTCTTTTTGTTTTTTGTAAACAATTCCAATATTAACCAGCGTTGCAGGTACTTTTGTAAAATCTTTAGCGCATTTTTCGTAAATATTTAAAGCTTTAAAATAATGCTTTAAAGCTATATCGTAATGCCCTTTTGTGTCTTCTAAAATGCCTAAATTGTTGTAAGAATCGGCAATACCGATAGAATCTTTAATTTTTATTCTTATATCTAAACTCTTTTTATGATTTACTTGAGCACTATCTAATTGTGTGTTTGCCTCGAAAGCTGCTGCTATGTTATGATATGACAGGGCAATTAAGGCTTCCTGTTTCAATTTTTTAGATAATTCTAGCGACTTTTTAGCATACCAAAGTGCCGAATCTACCCGTATGTTTCGGTACTCCCAGGAAATTTCATTAAATGTTTTTAGAAGTGTGGTATCTTTTTGAATTTTAGAAACCTTCAATAAACTATCTAACTGCTTACTCGTTTGGGATTGGCCATAAAAAAAAGAAAACAAACAAAAAATAACCAATAACTGCCTCATAAATTATTTGTAAAGAAGTTCTAAAATTAATTTATGTAATACTATAAATTCTTTATTTAAAGTAAATAATCTGTTTATTAAATTTTGATGAAAATCTTCAAGCAGTTCAATATGCTGGTTATTATTTTTTAATCTTAGAGTTTCTAGTTTAAGATGCTGTTCTATTTCAAGCGTATTTTCACAAAACACCTTTTTTAAACCCCAGGTTTCTCTTGTGGTTTTAATTATAAAACCAACAAAAACCACAGGCAAAATAATGGTAATGATTGTAAATAACTGATTAAAATCCATTGAACACGTTTTTAAAATTAAGAAAAACTAACCTTTAAAAAATGATATAAAAAAACATCAATAACATATCAGTTTGACTGATAATATTACTGATGTTTCTGAATTTGAACTGATTAATAGCATAATAAATATAACCTAATATGTTTGATTTTGTATAAATATTCGACAAAATGTTGAAAAAGAAGATTAAGCGCAATAAATAAAATATTACGCCTAATCAAACAAATCTCAACAACAAGATTTATTATTTAAGATTGTAAGCATAAATCGTTTTGTCGTTTGCTTTGTAGTATAAAACCCCAGCAACCTCATCAACTTGATATTCTGGCTTTTTATCTTTTAACACGATTTCTTTATCTACTTTTCCTGAATCTTTATTGACTTTAACTAAACCAGTACCATCATCTAACTTGGTTAATATAAACTGTGCATTTTCTGTAGCTGCTGTAGCTTTAAAACGTTTAGACATCACATCAAAAGCTGCATCACCAATAGATGCAAACATATCGGCTGCACGTTTATTTTCTTTACCATAATCGTTGTAATTACTTAAATCGTTAGAACTACCGTAGGGATTTGTTCTATTCATTCCGGCCTTAGCTGCATGCGCCATAGCCAAACCTGTAGAAGCTACTGCCATAACTCCCGATAGCACTTTTACAAAACCACTTTGCGATGGCGATTTAAAATACTCGTGATAAACTTCTTTCCCTTGCCCATCGAGCATCATTAAATTTTGTGATGAACTCAAAAATATATTTCCGTTTCGCATTTGCATGAAATCTGCAACTTCTTTTTCATCAAACTTGACATTCGCCAACTCGGCTACATCTCCAGAATTAGCATCAATACTATAAATAGTGCCGTCGGCAGCAATTAAATAGCGGTTATTAACACTATCGAAAGTCGATGCCACAGCAGCAGAATTTTTATATTTTAAAGGTTTTTTCCAAACTTGGTCGCCTGTTTCCAGATTTACAATATTGGCATCTTCACTCGTGATATAAATTAAACCCTGAGGTGATTCTGCCATAACCATAATATTTTCGCCGGTTTTTAATGGTTTTTTAAACAATGTTTTTCCGTCGAAAGAAATTTTGTTAATACCACCTTGCTGAATACCAAATAAAATACCATCATCCTGAACATAAAAATGCTGCACATATCCTTTCGTTTTTGGAGCTTTATCCCATAAATCTTCACCAGAAGACGCACTTAAAAAGGCAATTTCAGATTCGTCGCTAGCAGCAAAAACACTAGAGCTTCCGCCAGAACTTTTATCGCTTACAACAGCCAATCCTTGTGGTAAAATTTGAAAATTAGAAACATTCCCTTGAACTTTTCTATCGTCTTTCCAAAGTTCGGCACCATTACTTCCAATTTTATGAATTCTCGTATTCTTGCCATTGGTAGTTGTTTCAAATCCGTAAATTTCTTTTTCACTTTTATCGGCAACCATCCAGTTAACACCTTTAATTTTACATTCCCATAAATCGTCGCCTTTGTGCGATTTTGCCAATAACCCTTGAGCGGTTGGAATAATAACCATGTTTTTTAATAACAATGGTACGCCTGTTACACTAAAGTCTTTGGCTACGCCAACTCTTCCAGGTTTATCTAGAAAGAAACTATAATCCATTTTCTGTGTACTAAGGTCGTAAACAGCTACTTTTGGTGTCATTTTTTCAAATTTATCACCCACTTTTTGTATACCACTAACAATTAATTTGTTTTGAGGAAGCACTACATTACAGGTGTAAATTTGGTTCCAATTATCGTTATCTGAATTAAAAATAACTTTCCCTGTAATGTAATTAATTACAGCGCGTTTGGTTTTTGCAATTCCTGCAAATTTAGAGCCTACACCTTGAGATACTATAATGTATGGTGATTCGGGTACAAAATCTGTTTCTTCCGGACTTAATTTTCCAAAATTATTAAAAGTGAATACAGGCGTTTTAACCTTCGGGTCTATACCTACTAACCCATCGTTGGTTGCTACAACCAGAATTCCACCCACAGTTAGGGTCATTTCATTAATTTTAGAACCTAAATCGTAAGTCGTTTCAGGTTGTTCTGCTTTTTGAGCAAAGGTGATGTTCGACAAGAAAATAATTGCCAACACTAGAATAACTAAATTAAATTTTTTCATTGTTGAATTTGTTTTATAATTAATAGCTAAACAAAATTGCAACATTAAAAAGGCGAAATCAATACGAAGAATTGCGTATAATTGAAGTTAAAAGCAAAAAAAGTTATCCTTTTAAAGACAACTTTTTTTATTCTTAATAGTTTATTCTGAAAAAAGCAACAACTGTTTTCTTAGCTTTTCTTTACTGGTTTTACCATCGTAAATTTTATCGACCACACGGTCTAATAATACCTGATGTTCTCTAATAGCTGCCATGAAAAAGTCTACAACACCTCGAAATAAAACTAATAAAACGGCAGCGATAACTCCAGACTCCGAAAACATGATAAAAAACATGGCTAGAATAACAACAAACTGTTGGATAAAAATGCGCACATATGGTTTTGTCATAATTTCACTGGCAGTGAACACCCGGTTTTTATTAGTGAGCACAAAATCAAATATTAGTTTTAACAATTGTGTTATTACAAATAATGGTAAAATATACTCCATCCCTTCTAAAGACACTATTTTGGTGTAATTATCAATTAAATCGAAGGGTTCGTTAATAAAACTTTGTCCGCCAATACCAATAATTACAAATGCAAACACCGATTGAACCGCCACAAACATCCCGTAATGAAAGATAAAAAACGGTACTAAAAACCAAATAGAAGAACCGCTATCGTCTTTTTTAGAGGCTAAAATCATTTTAACAATATTAAAAAGACCAATAATTATTGTCTCTAAAAAATATCCAAAAACAACCGCATATGGTGCTATTTTACCTAGACAAATTAATAAAATTAAGAACAGAATATTTAACCATGCAAACGCATTGTATCGATTAGGAATAAAAACAGATGCTAACATTTAATTAAGTTTTTTTTTACAAAGAAACTCGATTACAAACTATTTAAACATACGCAAAATGCCGTATTCTTTTAAAATGTTATATGAGAAAATTGCGCTTCTAGCTGAGCTTTCTTTATATCTAATTGCTCAAGAAATTGTTGATGCGCTTCAGATTTTAAATTGAAGGGACGATGTTGTAAACCTTTTTGAATTACAGCAACTTCAACCATTGTTTTAATGGCTTGCGGCGAAAACCAAACCTCTAGAAACTTGTTCCAAATATAATGTATCGCGGTTTGGTTTGGATGTATCATGTCTTCACTGTAAAAACGATAATCACGCAGTTCATCCATCATAATTTCATACGAAGGAAAATAAACAACCGCATCACTTAAAACTTCATGAACGGCAGTTATTAAGTGAGATTTACTCAACGTATTTTCTACAAAACCATCTTTAATATGACGTATTGGAGACACCGTAAAAATAATAGTTGCAGTACTATTTAACCTTTTAATGCCATCAATAATTCTGACCAAACTTCCTTTAATATCATCGGGAGATAACAATTGTTTTTCAAATTGATTTTGAGGAAGCTTATGGCAGTTGGCAACTGTATTTTTATCTTTTAATAAATTGTAAACCCAGGCCGTACCTATGGTGATAATTACATGTGTCGATTTAGAAAGTTGAAGCTTTGTTAAAGCAAGTTCACTATTTAATTGATTTATTAAAGCTTCTTTTGAAGGGTTACTTAACTTTGAATGTGCATCAAAACAATGCCATTGCTCGTTGTGAAAAAACACATCGTCTTTGGTGTATTTTTTTTCATGAACTGCTCTAATAATTAAGGTTTCAATCGCTTTGGGATGAAATAAAATCCCGAAGGGGTTTTGAAGATTTTTAAACTTGTAATAAGATAGTTTTTCTCCTATATTTTCAACAAAACAAGACCCTAATAGCGTTATCTCTGAGTGATAATCTATTAAATTACTAGCTCTTTTTTTTAACGGTATTTGGGTTTGTAGTTTCATAAAAAAATCCCGATTCCATTTATTAACAGAATCGGGAAACTTATATTATTTAATAAATTCTTGTGCTTTTTCTAAAGCATCAGGAATACCTTGCGGCATTTTACCTCCTGCTGTAGCGAAAAATGGCTGACCGCCGCCGCCGCCTTGGATATACTTTCCTAGTTCTCTAACAACTTTTCCTGCATCTAATCCTTTGCTTGCTACCAATTCTTTAGAAATATAACACGATAACAAGGCTTTACCATCAGACTCTGTAGCGAATAATAAAAATAAATTATCAGACTGGCTGCCCAATTCGAAAGCAACATCTTTTAAACCAGAAGCATCTAAATCGACTTTTTTAGCTAAAAACTGCACGCCATTAATTTCGGTAAGCTCGTTTTTAAGTTCCAATTTCAGGTTTTTAGCTTTGTCTTTTAACAATAATTCTATTTGCTTTTTAAGAGCCGCATTTTCTTCCTGTAAATTTTGTAAAGCCTTTACTGGTTCTTGGGCATTGTTTAATAAAGCTCTCATTTCTGAATAGGCCTTACTATTTTCAAAATAGAAATCTTTGGCCGCTTCGTTTGTAATGGCTTCTATACGACGAATTCCTGCAGCTACTGCACCTTCTGAAACAATTTTGAAATGCCAGATATCTGAAGTATTTTTAACATGCGTGCCTCCACAAAGTTCCATCGATTGACCGAAACGAATGGCGCGAACCGTATCGCCATATTTTTCTCCAAACAAACTCATAGCGCCTTCGGCGATAGCGGCCTCTTTGGGCATGTTTCGTTTCTCTATTAAATCCAGTTTATCGGCGATTCGAGCGTTTACAAAATCTTCAACATCGTTTAATTCTTCTTGCGTTAATTTAGAAAAGTGTGAAAAGTCAAAACGTAAGTTTTTTGAATGTACCGCACTTCCCTTTTGTTCTACATGAGTCCCTAAAATTTCTCTTAATGCCTGATGTAATAAGTGTGTTGCCGAATGATTACATTCGGTTCTAAAACGCTGATTAGCATCGACCACAGCTTTAAAACTTTGATCGATATGCTTTGGTAAATTTTTAGTAAAGTGAATAATAACATTATTCTCCTTTTTGGTATCTAAAACATACACTACATCGCCACGAGAATCTTCTAAATAACCTTTATCTCCAACCTGACCGCCGCCCTCCGGATAAAATGGCGTAATATTAAATACCAACTGATACATTTCGCCATCTTTTTTAGAAACAACTTTACGGTATCTGGTTAATTTCACAGTGGCTTCAAGCGTATCGTAGCCTATAAATTCTTCTTCGGCATCGGTACCTAGAATGGTCCAATCGTCTGTACTCATTTCACTGGCAGCACGCGAACGATTTTTTTGTTTTTGTAACTCTTCATTAAATCCCTTTTCATCTAACTTTAAGCCTTTTTCAGAAAGAATTAAAGCGGTTAAATCGATTGGAAACCCGTAAGTATCATACAATTCAAAAGCCTTTTCTCCGGAAACTGTATCGCCTTTTGTCTCGTTTACAATAGCATTTAATAACACCAAACCTTGGTCTAAGGTTCTTAAAAAAGATTGTTCTTCTTCTTTAATGACATTTTCAACCAGTTGCTTTTGAGTTTTAATTTCTGGGAAAGCTTCTCCCATTTTCGCACTTAAAACATCTACTAATCTATAAATAAACGGCTCTTTTTTATCTAAAAACGTAAAGCCGTAACGCACAGCACGACGTAAAATTCTACGAATAACGTAGCCAGCGCCTGTATTACTTGGTAATTGACCATCGGCTATTGAAAATGCAACAGCTCGCACGTGATCGCATATAACACGAATAGCAACATCTACCTTTTCGTCTTTACCATATTTTTTGTTAGAAATCGTTTCAATTTCTCTAATTATTGGCGTAAAAACATCGGTATCGTAGTTAGATTGAACGCCTTGTAACACCATGCATAAACGCTCAAATCCCATACCTGTATCTATATGCTTGTCTGGTAAACTTTCCAGACTTCCGTTTGCTTTACGGTTGTATTGCATGAATACAAGGTTCCAAATTTCAACTACCTGTGGGTGATCTTGATTCACTAAATCTTTACCCGATATTTTAGCTTTTTCTTCTGCCGAACGAATATCGACATGTATTTCACTACAAGGTCCACATGGCCCTTGATCGCCCATTTCCCAGAAATTATCTTTTTTGTTTCCTTTTAATATGCGGTCTTCAGAAACAAATTCCTTCCATAATTCGTAAGCTTCGGTATCCATGGGCAGGTTGTCTTCGTCGCTACCTTCAAAAACCGTTACATATAATATATCTTTATCGATGCCATATACTTCGGTTAATAACTCCCAAGCCCAGGCAATAGCTTCTTTTTTAAAGTAATCACCAAAACTCCAGTTTCCAAGCATTTCAAATAAAGTATGGTGATATGTGTCGTAACCAACTTCTTCTAAATCGTTGTGCTTACCAGAAACACGTAAACATTTTTGTGTATCGGTTAAACGGCTGTTTTTTGGTTGTGCATTTCCTAAAAAATACTCTTTAAAAGGCGCCATACCAGAATTTACAAACATTAAAGTTGGATCGTCTTTTAAAACCATAGGAGCCGATGGCACTATACTGTGTTTTTTATCTTCAAAAAAACTTAAAAATTTAGATCGAATATCTTGTGACTTCATTAAGAAATGGTGTTACTAAGTTGTTAAATTACATGAATTGCAATACAATTTTTTATCTTTACGTTTTAAAAAAAATTATAAATTTTAAAGCCCTAACTAAGTACAAAAGTATCTCAAATAATAATGATAATATTTTTGTAATTTAGTCGTTTGCTTTATTAATTCAATTTAAATTGCTTTTAATTAAAGTGCAAAAATAGTATAATTTAAGAAATGAGTAAGGTAAAATATTATTACGATTCTGAAACGCTATCTTATAAGAAAATAGAACGCAAAAAAAGGACGACTTTAAAGTATGCCTTTATGTTTATTTTGGGTTCTGCTTTGTTTGGTTTTTTGTTCGTTTTTATTGCCAGTCAATACATCGAATCGCCCAAAGAACGTGCCTTAAAGCGTGAATTACAAAATGCAGAGTTACAATTTGAATTACTAAATAAAAAAATGGCGCAAGCCGAAACGGTGTTATCAAACATAGCAGACCGAGACAATAATATTTATCGCGTTTATTTTGAAGCTAACCCAATACCCGACGAACAACGTAAAGCTGGATTTGGAGGTGTGAATCGATATAAGAATCTAGAAGGCTTCGATAATTCTAAGCAAATTATTGAAAGTAACAAACGTTTAGACATCCTTCAAAAGCAAATTGTAGTGCAATCTAAATCGCTTGATGAAATAGCAAAATTAGCAGAAGAAAAAGAAAAATTACTTGCAGCCATTCCGGCCATTCAACCTGTAAGCAACGAAGATTTAACTCGTATGGCTTCGGGCTTTGG contains the following coding sequences:
- the alaS gene encoding alanine--tRNA ligase, yielding MKSQDIRSKFLSFFEDKKHSIVPSAPMVLKDDPTLMFVNSGMAPFKEYFLGNAQPKNSRLTDTQKCLRVSGKHNDLEEVGYDTYHHTLFEMLGNWSFGDYFKKEAIAWAWELLTEVYGIDKDILYVTVFEGSDEDNLPMDTEAYELWKEFVSEDRILKGNKKDNFWEMGDQGPCGPCSEIHVDIRSAEEKAKISGKDLVNQDHPQVVEIWNLVFMQYNRKANGSLESLPDKHIDTGMGFERLCMVLQGVQSNYDTDVFTPIIREIETISNKKYGKDEKVDVAIRVICDHVRAVAFSIADGQLPSNTGAGYVIRRILRRAVRYGFTFLDKKEPFIYRLVDVLSAKMGEAFPEIKTQKQLVENVIKEEEQSFLRTLDQGLVLLNAIVNETKGDTVSGEKAFELYDTYGFPIDLTALILSEKGLKLDEKGFNEELQKQKNRSRAASEMSTDDWTILGTDAEEEFIGYDTLEATVKLTRYRKVVSKKDGEMYQLVFNITPFYPEGGGQVGDKGYLEDSRGDVVYVLDTKKENNVIIHFTKNLPKHIDQSFKAVVDANQRFRTECNHSATHLLHQALREILGTHVEQKGSAVHSKNLRFDFSHFSKLTQEELNDVEDFVNARIADKLDLIEKRNMPKEAAIAEGAMSLFGEKYGDTVRAIRFGQSMELCGGTHVKNTSDIWHFKIVSEGAVAAGIRRIEAITNEAAKDFYFENSKAYSEMRALLNNAQEPVKALQNLQEENAALKKQIELLLKDKAKNLKLELKNELTEINGVQFLAKKVDLDASGLKDVAFELGSQSDNLFLLFATESDGKALLSCYISKELVASKGLDAGKVVRELGKYIQGGGGGQPFFATAGGKMPQGIPDALEKAQEFIK
- a CDS encoding M23 family metallopeptidase, yielding MSKVKYYYDSETLSYKKIERKKRTTLKYAFMFILGSALFGFLFVFIASQYIESPKERALKRELQNAELQFELLNKKMAQAETVLSNIADRDNNIYRVYFEANPIPDEQRKAGFGGVNRYKNLEGFDNSKQIIESNKRLDILQKQIVVQSKSLDEIAKLAEEKEKLLAAIPAIQPVSNEDLTRMASGFGIRSDPFTKVKKMHWGMDFTAPRGTPIYATGDGIVERADNTASGYGNHIRIDHGYGYVSLYAHLYKYNVRKNQKVKRGDIIGFVGSTGRSEAPHCHYEIFKDGERINPINFYYGSLTAEEFNKLLEHASLENQSLD